A segment of the Sulfitobacter donghicola DSW-25 = KCTC 12864 = JCM 14565 genome:
TTCGGGACTTTAAACACACTTTTCGGGACCCTTAGACACACTTTTCGGGACTACCAACACTTATTGATGTACCGAAAAGTGTTGGTTAATGTTTGGTATGGGATACGCAGTAAACAGTGCAAAAACGAGTGATCACGACCCCGACCAGCTGAGCAAGGCGGGGGAGTTGGTGGATGGGCACTACAGCGAGCGGGCGCTGCGAAATCCACCGAGTTTACAGGCGCTCAAATTGCAAGACGTTCTGATGAAGAATGCCGGTGGGAAGATCGCCGATGACAGGTGGCATGAGCTGCCACTGGCCACCTTCAAGCAGGTGAAGGGGTTCCGTAACTTGACACATGAAGATGTGGTGCGCCTCTTTGAAGAACTGCGAAGTGTAACCATGCGCCATGTGAACAACGCTGAAGGACATACGGCCATTTACGGTCTGATCGCGGTGGGGCGTGTGGACATGGATGAAGGTACCGGCAGGCTGCGCTACAAATTCGACGATGAGTTCCGCAAGATCGTTGAGAAGTCAAACCTCTATGCCGTCCTAGATTACCGTGCCGGTCTCGCGATGTCTTCGCGTTATGCACACCGTTTGCATGAGATGATTTCCTTCCGTGCTGCCCGTCAAAGGCAGATAGAACGTTTCACTATCGAAGAGTTGCGCGCCCGTTTAGGGGTTCAGACTGGCAAGCTTTCCACATGGACCGCTTTTAAGCAAAAAGCCTTGGATACGGCCATTGAAGAGGTCAACCAATCGAGTCGCTTTCATGTGAG
Coding sequences within it:
- a CDS encoding replication initiation protein, with the protein product MFGMGYAVNSAKTSDHDPDQLSKAGELVDGHYSERALRNPPSLQALKLQDVLMKNAGGKIADDRWHELPLATFKQVKGFRNLTHEDVVRLFEELRSVTMRHVNNAEGHTAIYGLIAVGRVDMDEGTGRLRYKFDDEFRKIVEKSNLYAVLDYRAGLAMSSRYAHRLHEMISFRAARQRQIERFTIEELRARLGVQTGKLSTWTAFKQKALDTAIEEVNQSSRFHVSFRITKRERRKTSEVELTWEVKEVLEDAKKEQEAHSIVRKGRRAETKIRLSFPETGSVKYTDPWEKLAHENCNWDHRKIADAFRSFCTQKNIKLSAKNIETVFVNFCKSQSKI